A segment of the Solanum lycopersicum chromosome 9, SLM_r2.1 genome:
AACACTACTAGCTCCAGTTTCATTACTAACATTAGTCAAAGTCTACAAAATACACATAGGAATTAAGATATCAAAAGTGATGATGATAAGTTTCAACTAACATCTGGCCTTATGGTGTACATATTTGTTACTTCTGAGAGGGATCTGCTGAAACATCGAAACCCGGAGGAACAAATACAACATCGTCCCACTGTGATGTCGAAGAATCCTGCAAAAATATGTTCATACTTTGTCAACAGCACAGACTACAGAGTTTTGAATCGTGAGCTAGCAGGCCGTCGAGGATTTCTTGGTTGTTTAAAGATATAgaattattatacatatataagaggTTAACAATGTGTAAAGAGGATGATAGAACTTGGTTGAGGATTCTTACCTTCATACCTTGTATTATATCCTCCAGAACGCCAACCTTGTCAAATCAGATGAAAATTCTCGGTGATGAAGCTAAGACACGAACAATAAATAAACAGTAAAAAACAACAGATGTACCTGAATATCTCCTTTCAAAGCGGGATTCAATCGCCCTTGCTGCTGAGAAGCTCTTACTAGTGAACTCTCTAGGTCCTCCTGCATAAGTTGACGAAATTTCAAGAAGGGAGATATAGCATTGTATCACACTAGTGGATAGTGGATACTAACTCAAGACAATTAGCTTACCTTCCTGAAGAAAACAGGCCGATATCTCTTGTTTTGGCTTCTTAGAATTAAGCTCCTCGACTGTAAATAAATATCAATCAGATGTATAGTTGTCATTTTCAGTTTATGAGGTCGAAAAGTACAAAGGAACTTTATGTGGCATGAAATTGTCAGCCCACAATTCATTTAATCTTTGAATCTAACTATGCAAAATCTGTTGTCAAGTTATCTGAATGTGATATTCAATATGTTGGCATGCaacttatttcttttctttttttttaaaggtgGTGTCTGCAGCAAGTTGCATGCACCTCGACAAGTCCActtgatcctaccagtacaagTATCGGATTACTCTACCCGCCAAAACATAGATAAatgggaagaaatcacctaAACTTTTTTGCCTTTGCTAGGATTGAATACATGATCTTCCATAGTCTTCATTCCAACTTCAACGAGCAATAGGACATACTTCTTAGTACATTTTGGCATGGTTCCAAATTAATCCAACACAGAAACAACTTTTCAACTAATATTTGACACCATATTTTTTAACTGATTAGATTTAAGCAAACtgttaaaatgttaaaaaacaTGGTGTAAAATCTAAGGATAGCATCATCCAAGAAGGTGAAAAAGAGCAATGCTAAGTTGTTTGAAATGCCTGGACAGCATTTGGGTGGATTAATTCTTCTTTTCACGTAAATCACCTTGGGAATTTATACAACACAGATTTAAAACAGATTGGGCCTTGTCCAGGCTCGAAGGCACCGGATGTTTCCCTGATTAATCTATCAATTCTTTTGGCTACAAGTAAAAGTGAAGGCAATCCAGCTGCAGATCTGCTAAGTGTATCAATTGATCGTCAAGTATTGTGTCTATGGAGTCCTCTTCCTCATCAATAGACCAATGTCATCAAAGGCAAAAAGCGCAAAAAAGCATCTAAGATCAGTTGGGCTTCAAGTGCAAagtaaaattgaagaaaaagggttgtgataaagtgaaatataaatGGTTAAACCTTTTCAGGATTACGCTCTATGGTAAGGAAAAGTATGCCTTAAGAGACTTGATGGCGACACTGAAGCACCTGCTAAGCAAGGTGAAACACTCGATGCATTTTGCACCTCGATTTTGGCCTTAAGCGTGCCTTTGACAACACTGCAACTGACGTAGTCATCCTAGTTCAGATCATATTTCATTTAAAGCAGATGAAGCAAGCAAATCAGATACTTCCCCTCACACAGGAGGACATAGAAGTAAGTACAATTGTTAAGGCAGATGAGCATTTCAGTGAATCTATACATATCAATTATAGCTGAGAACATACCTGAAAAACTGGAACACCATAAAAGCTCTCATCAGTCGTTCCAGTCCTTTCCCTTTCCTAGTTAAAAAAGGCAGTAGAATACGATCAGCTTTAAATCATAGAAGTTAAAACTAATGGTGcacaaaatgatattttaaacatGCTGATTAAAATTTCTATGCACAAAACCATTTTTGGCATTATCCTCACAGCaatatcacttaaaaaatgAGGTCTCCTACCATTTGACGGACAGATTATATGTCATGATACTATGTTTTAGTCCACAACTGGTATATACCTAATCTTTGTTAGGTATAAAGAAGCTTACTGAGCAACAACTACCTTTTCATCCACTTAAATCCAAAAGCAATGTCTGTCTATTACAAATTTATCCCGAAGAAGGAGAACATTTTAATTAGTGccacaaacttttggatttAGTGTCAAGCAAAAAGTCCATCAGACAAGTTTCTAATACTTATTGTACATAAAGTACATTTCAGAACTTAGATAGTCGAAAACTTTGGTTTACTTTGCAATAATTATGAACCCCGAAGCCATGATAGTAACGGAGAGCCCCAAAGCAAAtacccttttttttattaagaacaGAAGAAACTGATTGACGTAACAACAACACTTCTCTAAGGTAGAGTAGCAAACCAGTATCAAATACTCGAGACACCACTATGACGGCAAGAGTACTCATCAACTTTCTTATAGATTTAATAACACGCTTAGTCTACAACAAATTCACAAAATATAGTATGGCTAGATATGCACCTTTATTGCATTCTTTACTTGAGATGCCTCTGGTATCAACCTGAAAGCAACTCCATCCACTTTGAGCTGGAAAACCTGCATCATTGACCATCAATTAGACagattaatgatttttttctgCAATCAAGAATCCCACTATCAGCCTTGGACAATTAAAAAAACAGTTACTAGCTCAGTCATCGTCCTACTCGTTTTTGACTAAAAATGTTGTAGCGTGGTCAATGAAGTGAAACGAGAACTGAGAGGTCTCAAGTTCAAGTCTGAGCATAGGCAAGAAAAACACTAGGTGTTTCTTCTATGCTTTAGAAGAATTATcctataaaaatttaaacaaaaatcaaaGCAAACATTGTATATAAACTATCTTAATAGCTCAATTGATTAACTAAACGAATTTTCACAGTTCGATTCCCCTTCTTGTAACCCCTTCCCTTATCCCAATAAGCTGTCAGTAAAGCATAACACAATAATCACATCCCAATACACAACAACAGCAAACTGAATCTAACCTTATTGAGAGCAACAGGAACAACCCGAGAGCCGTTTCGCATAGAGGGGTCCATTGATTCCATCTGCTGACGAAGTGCTTCAGCATCAGCTTCACTAAAACAAAACAACCCCAAACTTTTCCCAGTACTAACACCCGAAACCAACACAAATTCTTGAGAGGCATTGCTAAGGGCATACACAGGTACTCCACCCAAACGCTCTTCGATTGTTTCAGTAGATAAAGATTGTTTTTTTACACCAATTTTAGCCCATAGAGGTGAATTTTGAGGGGTGTTGAGTTGGGGAATAGTGGTTTGAAGGAAATTGGTGAATTGGGTCTGCAGATTCTTGAAGGATTGTTGGAGCTGTAGGTGTGGTGGTGTTGCTGGAGAAGATGATGATTGTTTCCATTTGAAGAAATTCATGTTTGGGAGCAATTACTGAGGAAATGGGTAAAAGGGTTTTTGAGGTTTTAAAAGCGGCTAAACAATTTGAGGAGTAACAAAAGAATACAAATTTAGAATGAACGtgtcatatataatttatgtgacaATTTAAATCATACGTGATAATATATATTAGCATATTCAAAGTTAAAAAGGCATATATATTAGCTAGACTAAGTCAAAAAACACGTTTTTATATTACTAGTTGATTAAATAACAAGTTTAAAAGTgtattatattcaaattaatttctCCATATCTCAGTTTGTTATATACACATATCAACGTAATTATGTTAGGTAATAAAGTATgaacaaatgaaagaaaaaaaatttaaatacacaacttattttatcatattctctaaaaagaatatcataatttcaaaaaattagaaaatctaATCTCTCCTGTTTTCGAATATATCATTTTATGCTatgtatttattcaaaattaagaTGATTTACGCATTATATTGACACGTTAAGTGATCTATTTAAAACCGAGATGCGACAgaatgaaaaatgtatatattgaaTAACCATTGCATTCTCTGCACTCATAACTTTCAAATGTATGACGCAAAATTGATTTAGTGAATCACCATTGCATTCTCTGCACTCATAACTTTCAAATGTATGACgcaaaattaatttaatgaatcaCCATTGCATTCTTTGCATTCATAACTTTCAAATGTATGACGCAAAATTGGTATAGTGAATCACCATTGCATTCTTTGCATTCATAACTTTCAAATGTATGACGCAAAATTGATATAGTGAATCAGCATTGCATTCTCTGTACTCATAACTTTCAAATGTATGACGCAAAATTGATTTAGTGAATCACCATTGCATTCTCTGCACTCATAACTTTCAAACGTATGACGCAAAATTGGTATAGTGAATCACCATTGCATTCTTTGCATTCATAACTTTCAAATGTATGACGCAAAATTGATATATTGAATAACCATTGCATTCTCTGCACTCATAACTTTGGGCCTTAATGAAAATCTCTTATTTCAAATAATAGCAGAGTAATAATGTAATGTAATTGAAATAATGTTGAgatgaatcaaaagaaaaatctagTTAGAAAGCAACTTAAGAATCTAAAGAGAAATAATGTTGacatgaatcaaaagaaaaaaataataaattctacTTAGAAAGCAACTTAAGAATCTAAAGAGAAGCAAGTTTTCCAGTATATAGAAATTGGTGCTGCCCTGTGTCTTTGGACTTGTCTGaaggtttttctttttatgtcatAGAAGAAGATGATCATCATCGCCCCCACTTCTTGACGGAATACTATTTCTTCATTCCATGTGCTGTGAAAACAATCTAATGTCATGGGATCGAACCTCACCCCAAAATCGATACTATACTCCTTCGCCCAAATGCAACGTACCTTATCTTTCAGTATCCACAAGTCTAGAATCGAACTCTTGCGAAAGTTAACACGGTCTGCCACACAAAGGCTCCCTTTCAAATCCATCAAATTCAAGCCCTGACAGTTCATAGAAGCTGATGGGAAACCTAGAGATATGAACTTTTCGTTTTCAAAGTCAAATGACATAATTCGAGGTTGGCCAACGTACACTATTTTATCCTTTCCCAACCAATACAAACATTCATTAACTAACACCCCGCGAAAAATAGGATGATATGGAGGTTGCTCCGCGATTTCTTTCCATCTACCATTAGAAATGCCGCCACTACAGCTTAGGGTGAAAACTTCACATCTTATCCGGGCAACGTCAATCTCTAAAGCAAGACCACGCGGGGGACCCAAATAGAAAAAATGCAACACCTTGTATTCCTTTTTCGAGGGAAGATATCCAAAACCAAAATGTTCATATCCGGGGGTAGCAGAAGGTGAAGAGTTGGGCAATTCCCGTAGTTGATGGATGGCCGGATTACAGAGATAAATACGACAAGCTGTTGAAAGGCAAACCAAACCAGCGCTAACAGTCCAGCCGTTACAATGGATTTGTGTATCAGGATAGTCGAGGATTGTGTACAAATCCTCATTTCTTCCTTCCATGTCAAGTGAAACAAACTGTAGTTTCGACTTACATGACCGTGGCAAATAACGTGTTGTTTCAACAAAGAGAAATTCAGGGGCATTTCCCTCTTGTTTTCGATGAGAAAATACAAACAGGGGACTAATGATACAATCATTCCATGACTTGGATACGCACCTTGAGATGGACAGTGTTTTCAACCCGCATTTTAGAAAAATACAAGTTAACACATCAATAGGTAGCTTATCAAATTCATCACTTCTATTATCATTCTCGTCCTTTATGACGATTCTGCTGCATTTCTTCCTCCTTCGTATTGATATTTCCTTCTTCTTGTTAGGCTGCTGCAAATGGATGTCGCGAatcaatatatcttaaaatcacttttaattcTATGTTGGGATGCAACATGGCATGAGAAGTATAGTTAAAAgcaaaaaaacacaaaagagTGCCAACTAAAGCATGGACTCATAACTTTGTTGTCTAAAGACTTGAGCACGCCTTTAATAACTCTGCTTCACGTAACTTTGTCTATCAGAAAATAATCCGTCAATCAAATCTCAATACACCAATACTGACTACTcactataaatattttatagaaatttgaaaagcataaagaaaaaagatcaatttgttttggtttattttttcctttttagtcaatttacAATCCAAGAatgtctctttatttttttcatactcgttgttttgttctttaatttgttttacgACAAGGAAAATGCGCAGTTGTACCTAGTTCAACTTCTCAAGCCTCTTTACCATACCCTTAGAAAGTGATAACGGATCACTTCCATTACTAAATGGAAGAACTTAGTGAAAACTAGTTGATAGTTGTTCCTCCTATTGCAAATCACACGAGAGAGGTAACCCTGCACTAAGTGCCACGGGGTCGACTTagctaattttttaattctaacaAAAAGCGCATCTTATACGTATCCATAATTTAtactatgtttggatcattgttatccattgtattgtattgttactatacctacaatgtttgttttagttgttacttaaaatatattgtattgttaaatttcgttgttacgtaacaatggaAACCGCTATtgaacaaccaatttggtgtatttccattgttacttaatttcctttttcaattatatctttacataatattttaccctttaccttaattatttaaatctagtcaaatctcctaccctagaataattaaggatatttaagtaaatttatgaattataatatagTAGTAcgatacaattaaatcaaacaattaaaatgttactaaacaacaacaaacaatacaatctCGCCAAACATTATATCTACCATACAAAACAGTACAATagaatacaatacaatatattatgaaacaatgggtaacaatgatccaaa
Coding sequences within it:
- the LOC101250252 gene encoding putative F-box protein At3g52320 isoform X2, which produces MVKVTRRKQNKPNKKKEISIRRRKKCSRIVIKDENDNRSDEFDKLPIDVLTCIFLKCGLKTLSISRCVSKSWNDCIISPLFVFSHRKQEGNAPEFLFVETTRYLPRSCKSKLQFVSLDMEGRNEDLYTILDYPDTQIHCNGWTVSAGLVCLSTACRIYLCNPAIHQLRELPNSSPSATPGYEHFGFGYLPSKKEYKVLHFFYLGPPRGLALEIDVARIRCEVFTLSCSGGISNGRWKEIAEQPPYHPIFRGVLVNECLYWLGKDKIVYVGQPRIMSFDFENEKFISLGFPSASMNCQGLNLMDLKGSLCVADRVNFRKSSILDLWILKDKVRCIWAKEYSIDFGVRFDPMTLDCFHSTWNEEIVFRQEVGAMMIIFFYDIKRKTFRQVQRHRAAPISIYWKTCFSLDS
- the LOC101251926 gene encoding protein TIC 22-like, chloroplastic, producing MNFFKWKQSSSSPATPPHLQLQQSFKNLQTQFTNFLQTTIPQLNTPQNSPLWAKIGVKKQSLSTETIEERLGGVPVYALSNASQEFVLVSGVSTGKSLGLFCFSEADAEALRQQMESMDPSMRNGSRVVPVALNKVFQLKVDGVAFRLIPEASQVKNAIKERERTGTTDESFYGVPVFQSRSLILRSQNKRYRPVFFRKEDLESSLVRASQQQGRLNPALKGDIQVGVLEDIIQGMKDSSTSQWDDVVFVPPGFDVSADPSQK
- the LOC101250252 gene encoding putative F-box protein At3g52320 isoform X1; translation: MVKVTRRKQNKQPNKKKEISIRRRKKCSRIVIKDENDNRSDEFDKLPIDVLTCIFLKCGLKTLSISRCVSKSWNDCIISPLFVFSHRKQEGNAPEFLFVETTRYLPRSCKSKLQFVSLDMEGRNEDLYTILDYPDTQIHCNGWTVSAGLVCLSTACRIYLCNPAIHQLRELPNSSPSATPGYEHFGFGYLPSKKEYKVLHFFYLGPPRGLALEIDVARIRCEVFTLSCSGGISNGRWKEIAEQPPYHPIFRGVLVNECLYWLGKDKIVYVGQPRIMSFDFENEKFISLGFPSASMNCQGLNLMDLKGSLCVADRVNFRKSSILDLWILKDKVRCIWAKEYSIDFGVRFDPMTLDCFHSTWNEEIVFRQEVGAMMIIFFYDIKRKTFRQVQRHRAAPISIYWKTCFSLDS